A part of Candidatus Nitrosocosmicus arcticus genomic DNA contains:
- a CDS encoding 30S ribosomal protein S13: MSVEEFKHILRIAGKDIEGSKKSIVALSEVKGVGYNLSQVILQSLNINPYLRVGFLTDKELSEIENSIRNIGTVGVPNWYLNRRKDMDSGADIHLITSDLDFTQSNDIDREKSVMSWRGYRHMFGLRVRGQCTRTTGRKASAVGVKKASGKAPAGAPGAK, from the coding sequence TTGTCAGTCGAAGAGTTTAAACATATTCTAAGAATTGCCGGAAAAGATATCGAAGGCAGCAAAAAGTCCATAGTTGCATTAAGTGAAGTTAAAGGTGTTGGTTATAATTTGTCTCAAGTAATATTACAGTCTTTGAATATTAATCCATACCTAAGGGTAGGATTTTTAACTGATAAGGAACTTTCGGAAATTGAAAATTCTATCAGAAATATAGGGACCGTAGGTGTGCCGAATTGGTACCTAAATAGAAGAAAAGATATGGATTCAGGGGCAGATATTCATTTAATTACGTCAGATTTGGATTTTACCCAATCAAATGACATTGATAGAGAGAAATCTGTAATGAGTTGGAGAGGTTACAGGCACATGTTTGGCTTACGAGTTAGAGGTCAATGCACAAGGACCACCGGCAGGAAGGCAAGTGCCGTGGGGGTCAAGAAGGCTTCAGGAAAGGCACCAGCTGGAGCACCTGGGGCTAAATAA
- a CDS encoding 30S ribosomal protein S4 gives MGDPRKSKKNYNRPRSIWTSDQISSELYVVGSYGLRNKRELWKAQTEIARIRNQARALLSLSIDVRHEKETQLLNYLSRLGLVSSGSSLDDVLNLKIEDILERRLQTIIMKKSNLKSPYQARQLVVHGHVSLGNRKINLPGYLVKKEEETQILVHFTPVIETSESIKNS, from the coding sequence ATGGGAGACCCTAGAAAATCAAAAAAGAATTATAATCGACCTCGTAGCATTTGGACTAGCGATCAGATAAGTTCAGAGTTATATGTAGTTGGATCTTATGGTTTAAGGAATAAGCGTGAGTTATGGAAGGCCCAAACAGAAATTGCCAGGATAAGGAATCAAGCTCGCGCCCTTTTGTCTTTATCAATTGACGTCAGACACGAAAAGGAAACACAACTCTTAAACTATCTTTCTAGACTTGGTCTTGTTTCTAGCGGTTCATCTTTGGATGATGTTTTAAACCTAAAAATAGAAGATATTTTGGAGAGACGACTACAGACCATTATAATGAAAAAATCTAATCTAAAATCACCATATCAAGCTCGCCAGCTTGTTGTGCATGGCCACGTTAGCTTAGGAAATAGAAAGATAAATCTGCCCGGATATTTAGTAAAGAAGGAGGAAGAAACTCAGATACTTGTGCATTTTACACCAGTGATTGAAACTTCGGAGTCTATAAAAAACAGTTGA
- the glmS gene encoding glutamine--fructose-6-phosphate transaminase (isomerizing) translates to MCSIIGYSGKLISAAPLLVESLKKMEYRGYDSVGIATLNEGNILMSKGVGKVAEVDKEMDLNNLPGQIGIGHTRWATHGSVNAKNAHPHYSCSSNIAVVHNGIIENYQELKIELTNDGHVFKSQTDSEVIAHLLEKYYKESNFNVNETMIKTCKVLKGSFAFVVIFDNGVIAGARFDEPLIIGISNNALFLSSDVLGFLKYTDKSVFLDNGDIVIIDNDTFRIFDVNEKIVTRPVTQVAWELGSTEKGKYAHHTIKEIHEQTLTLLKPFQVSNNFQTFCEFLRNASNIYITGSGTSYNCGLLGKQLLSKFAKIKSEVVMSSEFQYSSDSLEPNSAVIAISQSGETADVLHSVKKAKESGAKILSIVNVPTSSLARMSDSLLTLNCGPEIGVAATKSFMGQLMIIYKIVNILSRDQMPFDEINQKHLLKMVKKVLRLDGVIQNLISSLDKNIKDIYILGRSIHYPIALEGSLKIKELAYIHAEGIAAGELKHGPLALIDKESVVVVLNPTDETYQDVISSSNEIKSRGAYIIGISNKKDDVYDRFVELPDVDSYLYPILEIVPLQLMSYYLALEKQVDPDYPRNLAKSVTVK, encoded by the coding sequence GTGTGTTCAATTATTGGGTACAGTGGGAAGTTAATCTCTGCAGCGCCATTACTAGTTGAGAGCTTGAAAAAGATGGAATATAGAGGATACGACAGTGTGGGAATTGCCACTCTGAATGAAGGAAATATTTTGATGAGTAAGGGTGTAGGAAAAGTTGCAGAAGTTGATAAAGAAATGGATCTCAATAATCTTCCTGGACAAATTGGAATTGGACATACACGTTGGGCAACTCACGGCAGCGTAAACGCTAAAAATGCTCATCCACATTATTCATGTTCCTCAAATATCGCTGTAGTTCATAATGGCATAATAGAAAATTACCAAGAGCTGAAAATAGAGTTAACAAATGATGGTCATGTTTTTAAAAGCCAGACTGACAGTGAGGTTATTGCTCACCTATTGGAAAAATACTATAAAGAATCTAACTTTAATGTAAATGAAACGATGATAAAAACTTGTAAAGTTCTTAAGGGTTCTTTTGCTTTTGTCGTTATTTTCGATAACGGTGTTATTGCAGGTGCAAGATTCGATGAACCTTTGATAATCGGAATTTCTAATAATGCTTTATTTCTGTCTAGCGATGTATTAGGTTTCTTAAAATACACTGATAAATCTGTTTTCTTAGATAATGGCGATATTGTGATCATTGACAATGATACTTTTCGCATATTTGATGTGAACGAAAAAATTGTAACCCGACCTGTAACTCAAGTGGCATGGGAGCTAGGATCTACTGAAAAAGGAAAGTATGCACATCATACTATAAAAGAAATTCATGAACAAACATTAACTCTGTTAAAACCATTCCAGGTATCCAACAATTTTCAAACTTTTTGTGAATTCTTGAGGAATGCTTCAAATATCTATATCACTGGTAGCGGAACTAGCTACAACTGTGGTTTACTGGGAAAACAACTACTTTCAAAATTTGCTAAGATAAAAAGCGAGGTAGTTATGTCGAGCGAATTTCAATACTCTTCGGACTCATTGGAACCTAATTCAGCTGTGATCGCCATTTCCCAAAGCGGTGAAACTGCTGATGTTTTGCATTCCGTAAAAAAAGCTAAAGAGAGTGGTGCAAAAATTCTTTCAATAGTGAACGTACCAACTTCGTCCCTCGCCAGAATGAGTGATTCATTACTTACCCTGAATTGTGGTCCTGAAATAGGAGTTGCTGCCACCAAGAGTTTCATGGGTCAGTTGATGATAATATATAAAATCGTCAATATCTTATCACGGGATCAAATGCCTTTTGATGAAATTAATCAAAAGCATTTACTAAAGATGGTAAAAAAGGTATTACGTTTAGACGGTGTTATTCAAAACCTTATTTCATCGCTGGACAAAAATATTAAAGATATATATATTTTGGGGCGGTCCATTCATTATCCAATTGCATTAGAAGGGTCTTTAAAGATTAAAGAGTTGGCCTATATACATGCGGAAGGTATTGCTGCAGGCGAGTTAAAGCATGGACCACTCGCGTTGATAGACAAAGAGTCAGTGGTTGTTGTCTTAAACCCTACCGATGAAACCTATCAAGACGTTATATCTAGTTCTAATGAAATAAAATCACGTGGGGCCTATATAATAGGAATTTCAAACAAAAAAGATGATGTCTACGATCGGTTTGTAGAGTTGCCTGATGTTGATAGCTATCTTTATCCAATTCTGGAAATTGTTCCATTACAACTGATGTCATACTACTTGGCTTTAGAGAAACAAGTTGATCCAGATTATCCTAGAAATTTGGCCAAATCCGTGACCGTAAAATAA
- a CDS encoding sulfurtransferase — protein sequence MSNRYAHPEVLVDTSWTEDHLKDPNVRIAEVDYDPKANYHLGHIPGSVLFDWKKDINDPLNRNIISKESCEELLKKSGINEDTTLILYGDFNNWFAAFAFWVFKYYGYEDVKIMNGGRKKWLEEDRSIDKTIPTYSTGHFKASSPDEKIRTYLNHVSESLKNRQSILVDVRSPAEFTGEVTAPAEYPTEHAQRGGHIPAAINIPWGKAVNEDGTFKSAEDLNKLYNENGVRPEKEVISYCRIGERSSHTWFVLKYLLGYPDVKNYDGSWTEWGNMIGNPIEK from the coding sequence ATGTCGAATAGATATGCCCACCCTGAGGTCTTAGTTGACACAAGTTGGACTGAAGATCACTTAAAAGATCCTAATGTAAGAATTGCAGAAGTAGACTATGATCCAAAAGCAAATTACCACTTAGGACATATTCCCGGCTCAGTGTTATTTGATTGGAAGAAAGACATTAATGATCCTTTGAACAGAAACATCATCTCAAAGGAATCGTGTGAAGAATTACTCAAAAAATCAGGAATAAACGAGGATACGACTCTGATACTTTACGGAGATTTCAATAATTGGTTTGCGGCCTTTGCTTTTTGGGTATTCAAATATTATGGCTACGAGGATGTGAAGATAATGAATGGAGGCAGAAAAAAATGGCTTGAAGAAGACAGGTCTATCGATAAAACAATTCCAACTTATTCAACAGGCCATTTCAAAGCATCAAGCCCCGATGAGAAAATAAGAACCTACCTCAATCATGTGTCAGAATCGCTTAAAAATAGACAAAGCATTTTAGTTGATGTCAGGTCTCCAGCAGAATTTACTGGAGAAGTGACTGCGCCTGCTGAATATCCTACTGAGCATGCTCAAAGGGGAGGCCACATTCCTGCAGCCATCAATATTCCATGGGGTAAAGCAGTTAATGAGGATGGAACGTTCAAATCGGCCGAAGATTTGAATAAACTTTATAATGAAAATGGGGTTCGCCCAGAAAAAGAAGTAATATCCTATTGCAGGATTGGAGAGAGATCGTCTCACACTTGGTTTGTCCTAAAATATCTCTTGGGATACCCGGATGTTAAGAACTATGATGGATCGTGGACAGAATGGGGTAACATGATAGGAAATCCAATTGAGAAATAG
- a CDS encoding DUF488 family protein produces MTIYTDSLTNLSRYKNDFYRIAVSSTLPFELQHKMDAWFYELSPSKSLTEKFEREELSINDYTALYQKEMNSSKAISNIRWIKDYSRKNDVVLLCYEPENLNNCHRHILKQIIEQS; encoded by the coding sequence ATGACCATATATACTGATTCATTAACCAACCTTTCAAGATATAAGAATGATTTCTACAGGATAGCTGTATCCTCTACGCTGCCGTTTGAACTACAACACAAAATGGATGCTTGGTTTTATGAATTATCACCATCAAAGAGTTTGACTGAGAAGTTTGAACGCGAGGAACTGAGTATTAATGATTACACTGCGTTGTATCAGAAAGAAATGAACAGCAGTAAAGCTATCTCTAATATAAGGTGGATAAAAGATTATTCGAGGAAAAACGACGTTGTGTTACTCTGTTATGAACCGGAAAATCTCAACAACTGTCACCGCCATATTCTGAAGCAGATCATTGAACAATCATAG
- a CDS encoding dodecin family protein produces MVYKYIEIVGTSPTGINEAVNNAFKEASKTIKNIQWGEMGRVTFRLDGNQQIEYQVEVRIGFKIERED; encoded by the coding sequence ATGGTCTACAAATATATAGAAATAGTGGGAACGTCACCAACCGGAATAAATGAAGCCGTCAACAACGCTTTTAAGGAAGCGTCTAAGACCATCAAGAATATCCAATGGGGTGAGATGGGAAGAGTGACTTTTAGGTTGGATGGAAATCAGCAAATTGAATATCAGGTAGAAGTTAGAATAGGATTTAAAATAGAAAGGGAGGATTAG
- a CDS encoding response regulator, producing the protein MVNNIIVIDDDVGTALFFKICLEDEGHQVSIYNDPNSLLEEFEPGIYDLLITDIRMPRINGFELASRIRIMDSKIRICLATAFEEYYQSIIKSYSDLSFNCIIRKPINKDSFLEIVQSRLSEPA; encoded by the coding sequence ATGGTAAATAATATCATAGTAATAGATGATGATGTAGGAACAGCATTATTCTTTAAAATTTGTTTGGAAGATGAGGGACACCAAGTTAGTATTTACAATGATCCTAACTCCCTATTAGAGGAATTTGAGCCTGGAATTTATGATCTGCTCATAACAGACATACGAATGCCTAGAATAAACGGTTTTGAGTTGGCTAGTAGGATTAGAATAATGGATAGTAAGATTCGAATTTGCCTAGCTACTGCATTTGAGGAATATTATCAATCTATCATAAAGTCGTATTCAGATTTAAGTTTTAACTGCATAATCAGAAAACCTATTAATAAAGATAGTTTTTTGGAGATTGTTCAAAGCAGGTTGAGTGAACCTGCGTAG
- a CDS encoding sensor histidine kinase, whose amino-acid sequence MSLFDIKRTKFNSSEVISDFSHFKRRLLDEVYETKDELQLVCSSTGIFEQFIEILEGLFLHIRQTQTSAPKIRLLFPKSKKVNSFLEKTNISDLPSVEIQYIHEDEFQYFIAGVDKSISLFSEPRRNFERGFNDSFFNVISLKDSVIWHNSAIFESLWKQSILENKVKDLSRELNRNNVSNHNFVRILAHELKNPIQPILGFSDMIQNNKRLDSDQKNELLKIISRNARKLDIMTNNILDYARMENNIFNLNLEIFDIVQVIEELLGDYTLQVNKKNIKLDLDTLSKKIMIKADKIRIIEVIDNLLSNSIKFTERGQIVISVRETDQYIVVKIADTGCGIDEKNHKKLFSKFYTTDKLGTGLGLYISRIIIEKHLGRIEGRTNTDGIGSSFTIKLPVK is encoded by the coding sequence TTGTCTTTGTTTGATATCAAAAGAACAAAATTCAATAGTTCAGAGGTTATTTCTGACTTTTCGCACTTTAAGCGGAGACTACTAGATGAAGTTTATGAGACTAAGGACGAATTACAGCTAGTATGTTCTAGTACTGGTATATTTGAGCAGTTTATTGAGATTTTGGAAGGATTGTTCTTACACATTAGACAAACCCAAACATCTGCACCAAAGATTCGATTATTGTTTCCTAAAAGCAAAAAGGTAAATTCATTCTTGGAAAAAACCAACATCTCTGATCTCCCTTCGGTTGAGATCCAGTATATTCACGAAGATGAGTTTCAATATTTCATTGCTGGAGTAGACAAATCGATATCATTGTTTTCTGAACCGAGGAGAAATTTTGAAAGAGGATTCAATGATTCTTTTTTCAATGTGATTTCTTTAAAGGATTCTGTAATTTGGCACAATTCAGCTATTTTTGAAAGTCTTTGGAAGCAGTCTATACTAGAAAATAAAGTAAAGGATCTTTCTCGTGAACTGAATAGGAATAATGTTTCAAATCATAACTTTGTCCGGATCCTTGCTCATGAATTAAAAAACCCGATTCAACCAATTCTTGGTTTTTCAGATATGATTCAAAACAATAAGAGACTAGATTCTGATCAAAAAAACGAATTATTAAAAATTATTTCTAGAAATGCCAGAAAATTGGATATCATGACAAATAATATCCTTGATTATGCCCGAATGGAAAATAATATTTTTAATCTGAACCTTGAAATTTTTGATATCGTCCAGGTCATCGAGGAATTATTAGGTGATTATACTCTTCAAGTAAACAAAAAGAACATCAAGTTAGATTTGGATACTTTATCTAAAAAAATTATGATAAAGGCTGACAAGATACGAATAATTGAAGTGATAGACAATTTGTTAAGTAACTCAATAAAGTTTACTGAAAGGGGGCAAATCGTCATATCTGTTCGAGAAACTGACCAATACATTGTAGTCAAAATTGCGGATACCGGGTGCGGCATAGATGAAAAAAATCATAAAAAATTATTTTCCAAATTCTACACTACTGATAAACTTGGAACAGGACTGGGACTATACATTTCAAGAATAATAATAGAAAAGCATTTGGGCAGAATTGAAGGCAGAACTAACACGGATGGGATCGGGAGTAGTTTTACGATTAAATTACCAGTAAAATAG
- a CDS encoding ParA family protein encodes MGKCISFHSYKGGTGKTTLAANFSYLLASRGYNVYLLDLDFYAPSLYTYFNHEPEFWINDYLRNKADLDDILIDSSSLIDFKFEGKLSLGFSKGGKEDIYQLEGSLLNDKEQQVRQFRNFIAMREDLLVNKEADFIVMDTSPGIRYWSINSIVISDMVLLTLKMGDLDLRGTIKMIKEIYASLIEHGSVCKLLLNRVAGYCVPHAGIDPINKNAFNGNSAFRDKIDLELEKLVNGLVKVDTLLEIPCYCDIQFKEKEFLTTNEFPEHPFTTKIIDLVDQVENLD; translated from the coding sequence TTGGGAAAATGTATATCCTTCCATTCTTACAAAGGCGGTACTGGCAAAACGACATTAGCAGCCAATTTTTCTTATCTCTTGGCTTCAAGGGGTTACAATGTATATTTACTTGATCTTGATTTTTACGCTCCCAGTCTTTATACCTATTTTAATCACGAACCAGAGTTTTGGATAAATGATTATTTAAGAAATAAAGCTGATTTAGATGATATCCTGATCGACTCCAGTTCTCTAATCGACTTCAAATTCGAGGGGAAATTATCACTAGGGTTTTCTAAAGGGGGAAAAGAAGATATATATCAACTCGAAGGTAGTCTGCTCAATGATAAAGAACAACAGGTTCGTCAGTTCAGAAATTTTATTGCCATGCGTGAAGACCTTTTAGTCAATAAAGAAGCAGATTTTATAGTAATGGATACGAGTCCTGGCATACGATATTGGTCAATCAATTCTATAGTGATTTCAGATATGGTCTTGTTAACGTTAAAAATGGGTGATTTAGATTTAAGAGGAACAATTAAAATGATTAAAGAGATTTACGCGTCTTTAATCGAACATGGCTCGGTTTGCAAATTGCTGTTGAATAGGGTTGCCGGATATTGTGTGCCTCATGCAGGAATTGACCCCATTAATAAAAATGCCTTTAATGGTAACTCGGCCTTTAGGGATAAGATAGACCTTGAATTAGAAAAACTCGTAAATGGATTAGTTAAAGTAGATACGTTGTTAGAGATTCCATGCTACTGCGATATTCAATTCAAAGAAAAGGAATTTTTGACCACAAATGAATTTCCAGAGCATCCATTTACGACAAAGATAATAGATCTGGTTGATCAAGTGGAAAATTTAGACTAG
- a CDS encoding tetratricopeptide repeat protein, protein MDGNYNINKTPRDTNRENKTANPDTDDHVADIDNTNDDIAEISIEDNYLENLDPSLRNSIDDITTIINAKLRNSDISTKHKASIETQIEGLANLIKLIPRKANNAITTDDSALSNNAITTDDSALSNNAITTDDSALSNNAITTDDSALSNNAITTDDSALSNNDYQRTVTSLDQNIEINPQYADAYNNKGLSLYYLGDYQEAIACYDKAIEINPEYDLAFYNKGIVLSVTGNNQEAIACYDKAIEINPQYADAYNNKGLSLYYLGDNQEAIACYDKAIEINPQYADAYNNKGLSLYYIGSQDAIACYDKAIEINPEYDLAFYNKGIVLSVTGNNQEAIACYDKAIEINPQYADAYNNKGLSLYYLGDNQEAIACYDKAIEINPQYADAYNNKGLSLYYIGSQDAIACYDKAIEINPEYDLAFYNKGIVLSVTGNNQEAIACYDKAIEINPQYADAYNNKGLSLYYLGDNQEAIACYDKAIEINPQYADAYNNKGLSLYYIGSQDAIACYDKAIEINPEYDLAFYNKGIVLSVTGNNQEAIACYDKAIEINPQYADAYNNKGLSLYYLGDYQEAIACYDKAFEINPEYADTFYNKGMALSAISKFAEAITSFDKAIEINPYYADAFYNKGMALSAISKFAEAITSFDKAIEINPYYADAFYNKGMALSAISKFAEAISSYEKTLEIDSDNVKALNGKSWILANQFPTRINEALDTIKRALGIDPTDIDILYTYGFIMEHMGSYKESVSIYNHILKQDPLIPEVWYRCFVSKTKSDDDELPDSRFYLNQAIDLNPDYAVMSKTDGQKKMAGNETHYSIPIM, encoded by the coding sequence TTGGATGGAAATTATAATATTAACAAAACCCCTAGAGATACTAATAGGGAAAATAAAACTGCTAATCCGGATACGGATGATCATGTGGCGGACATCGATAATACCAACGATGACATCGCTGAAATTTCTATAGAGGATAACTATCTTGAAAATCTAGATCCTTCCTTACGAAATTCTATCGATGATATTACCACCATTATAAATGCCAAGTTAAGAAACTCCGATATCTCTACAAAGCACAAAGCATCAATAGAAACCCAAATAGAGGGATTGGCTAATTTAATTAAATTAATACCTCGCAAGGCTAACAATGCTATTACCACAGATGACTCTGCTCTTTCTAACAATGCTATTACCACAGATGACTCTGCTCTTTCTAACAATGCTATTACCACAGATGACTCTGCTCTTTCTAACAATGCTATTACCACAGATGACTCTGCTCTTTCTAACAATGCTATTACCACAGATGACTCTGCTCTTTCTAACAATGATTATCAAAGAACCGTCACTTCTCTTGATCAAAACATCGAGATAAACCCACAATATGCAGATGCCTACAACAACAAAGGCTTGTCTTTGTATTATCTAGGGGATTACCAAGAAGCCATAGCCTGCTACGATAAGGCCATCGAGATAAACCCAGAGTATGATCTTGCATTTTACAACAAAGGTATAGTGTTGTCTGTTACTGGAAATAACCAAGAAGCCATAGCCTGCTACGATAAGGCCATCGAGATAAACCCACAATATGCAGATGCCTACAACAACAAAGGCTTGTCTTTGTATTATCTAGGGGATAACCAAGAAGCCATAGCCTGCTACGATAAGGCCATCGAGATAAACCCACAATATGCAGATGCCTACAACAACAAAGGCCTGTCATTGTATTACATTGGGAGTCAGGATGCCATAGCCTGCTACGATAAGGCCATCGAGATAAACCCAGAGTATGATCTTGCATTTTACAACAAAGGTATAGTGTTGTCTGTTACTGGAAATAACCAAGAAGCCATAGCCTGCTACGATAAGGCCATCGAGATAAACCCACAATATGCAGATGCCTACAACAACAAAGGCTTGTCTTTGTATTATCTAGGGGATAACCAAGAAGCCATAGCCTGCTACGATAAGGCCATCGAGATAAACCCACAATATGCAGATGCCTACAACAACAAAGGCCTGTCATTGTATTACATTGGGAGTCAGGATGCCATAGCCTGCTACGATAAGGCCATCGAGATAAACCCAGAGTATGATCTTGCATTTTACAACAAAGGTATAGTGTTGTCTGTTACTGGAAATAACCAAGAAGCCATAGCCTGCTACGATAAGGCCATCGAGATAAACCCACAATATGCAGATGCCTACAACAACAAAGGCTTGTCTTTGTATTATCTAGGGGATAACCAAGAAGCCATAGCCTGCTACGATAAGGCCATCGAGATAAACCCACAATATGCAGATGCCTACAACAACAAAGGCCTGTCATTGTATTACATTGGGAGTCAGGATGCCATAGCCTGCTACGATAAGGCCATCGAGATAAACCCAGAGTATGATCTTGCATTTTACAACAAAGGTATAGTGTTGTCTGTTACTGGAAATAACCAAGAAGCCATAGCCTGCTACGATAAGGCCATCGAGATAAACCCACAATATGCAGATGCCTACAACAACAAAGGCTTGTCTTTGTATTATCTAGGGGATTACCAAGAAGCCATAGCCTGCTACGATAAGGCCTTCGAGATAAACCCAGAGTATGCGGATACATTCTATAATAAAGGAATGGCCCTGTCGGCCATATCCAAATTTGCAGAAGCCATTACATCTTTTGATAAGGCCATCGAGATAAATCCCTATTATGCAGATGCATTCTATAATAAAGGAATGGCCCTGTCGGCCATATCCAAATTTGCAGAAGCCATTACATCTTTTGATAAGGCCATCGAGATAAATCCCTATTATGCAGATGCATTCTATAATAAAGGAATGGCCCTGTCGGCCATATCCAAATTTGCAGAAGCCATCAGTTCATACGAAAAAACGCTAGAAATTGATTCTGACAACGTCAAAGCATTAAATGGAAAATCATGGATACTCGCAAATCAATTCCCTACACGCATTAACGAAGCACTGGATACAATAAAGCGGGCATTGGGGATTGATCCGACCGATATAGATATTCTGTATACATATGGTTTCATAATGGAGCACATGGGGTCATACAAAGAATCAGTCTCAATTTACAACCATATATTAAAACAGGATCCCTTAATACCTGAAGTTTGGTATAGGTGCTTTGTATCTAAAACAAAATCTGATGATGACGAATTACCTGATTCGAGATTTTATTTGAATCAAGCAATTGATCTAAACCCCGATTATGCAGTTATGTCAAAGACAGACGGACAAAAAAAAATGGCTGGGAATGAAACGCACTACTCTATTCCCATTATGTAA
- a CDS encoding secondary thiamine-phosphate synthase enzyme YjbQ produces MKSITEYLTFNTKSRFNLINITLDVEKILNRSGIKEGLCLINSMHISSSIFINDDEEGLHHDFHEWLENLAPHEPINKYRHNDTGEENADAHLKRQIMGREVVVAVTKSKLDFGPWEQIFYGEFDGNRKKRVLVKIIGE; encoded by the coding sequence ATGAAATCGATTACTGAATATCTAACGTTTAATACAAAATCAAGATTTAACCTAATTAATATAACCCTTGATGTGGAAAAGATCTTAAATCGAAGCGGGATCAAAGAAGGTTTGTGTTTAATTAATTCAATGCACATCTCTTCTAGCATTTTTATCAACGATGATGAAGAAGGGTTACATCATGATTTTCATGAATGGTTAGAAAATTTAGCACCGCATGAGCCTATTAATAAGTATAGACATAATGATACGGGCGAAGAAAATGCTGACGCCCACCTAAAGCGGCAAATCATGGGAAGGGAAGTCGTTGTCGCAGTTACCAAAAGCAAATTAGACTTTGGTCCTTGGGAACAAATTTTTTATGGTGAATTTGATGGAAATAGAAAGAAAAGGGTTCTAGTCAAGATTATTGGTGAGTAA